From the Pontiella agarivorans genome, one window contains:
- the trxA gene encoding thioredoxin, translating to MAEGVIELDGNGYEDATKSGVVLVDFWAPWCGPCKMQTPILEKVAAEVGEKAVIAKVNVDENPELAAKYGIRSIPTLILLKDGENKQQFVGLQQQAALVSAIDAEQ from the coding sequence ATGGCAGAAGGCGTAATTGAACTGGATGGCAACGGCTATGAGGACGCAACCAAGAGCGGTGTCGTGTTGGTTGATTTCTGGGCACCTTGGTGCGGGCCTTGCAAAATGCAGACCCCGATTTTGGAAAAAGTTGCGGCAGAAGTTGGTGAAAAAGCGGTAATTGCCAAGGTCAATGTCGATGAAAATCCGGAGCTGGCTGCCAAATACGGCATTCGCTCCATTCCGACTTTGATTCTGCTCAAGGATGGCGAAAACAAACAGCAGTTTGTCGGCCTCCAACAGCAGGCGGCGCTGGTTTCCGCAATCGATGCCGAACAGTAA
- a CDS encoding nitroreductase family protein: METIKNIMSRRSVRSWTKEPVAEEKKKIILEAAMNAPSAADARPWHFVTMDDPEIIGQFTAMGGTEMLAESTFMVLVCGEQAKEIYPGFWPQDCSCAAQNMQLAAHDLGVGCVWIAVHPLEEREKTFREILGIPDQITPFALLAMGMPAEKHAPEYRYDAARIHLNKW; this comes from the coding sequence ATGGAAACGATTAAAAATATCATGTCGCGCAGAAGTGTGCGCAGCTGGACGAAAGAGCCGGTTGCGGAGGAAAAAAAGAAAATCATTCTGGAGGCGGCCATGAATGCGCCGTCGGCCGCCGATGCACGGCCCTGGCATTTTGTGACGATGGATGATCCGGAAATTATCGGGCAGTTCACCGCGATGGGCGGAACGGAGATGCTCGCGGAATCGACCTTTATGGTGCTGGTCTGCGGGGAGCAGGCGAAAGAGATCTATCCGGGGTTCTGGCCGCAGGACTGTTCGTGTGCAGCGCAGAATATGCAGCTGGCGGCGCATGACCTTGGGGTTGGCTGTGTGTGGATTGCTGTTCATCCTCTGGAAGAGCGGGAAAAAACCTTTCGTGAAATTCTGGGGATTCCGGATCAGATCACGCCGTTTGCGTTGCTGGCCATGGGTATGCCGGCGGAAAAGCATGCGCCGGAATACCGATACGACGCAGCACGGATTCATTTAAACAAATGGTAA